In Rickettsia endosymbiont of Gonocerus acuteangulatus, the following are encoded in one genomic region:
- the hemA gene encoding 5-aminolevulinate synthase encodes MSYYDTIFSNHIDKIKSEGRYREFKALKRQADNFPFAMCDDKQIVMWCINDYLGMSKHPKVVQASIDAVLKYGVGSGGTRNIGGNNIAILELEQELASLHNKEASLVFTSGFVANDTTLATLAKIMPDLVFFSDELNHASIIAGITDSKAEKHIYRHLDVKHLEELLQLVDINRPKIIVFESAYSMDGFFSPIKDIINLAKKYNALTFIDEVHTVGLYGKTGAGIAELLDCSDEIDIIQGTLAKAYGTIGGYITASHSLIDAIRLTASGFIFTTSLPPVISTAATHSIRHLKESNIERQTHQKVIAKLKSSFDRFNIPYLKNESHIVPIIIGDPIKAAKASNMLLNDYGIYVQHINFPTVPRGTERLRIIPTPAHTDEMINDLSIALVQIFAVLNIELSFTQELNEEVCLNLIA; translated from the coding sequence ATGTCTTATTACGATACTATATTTAGCAATCATATAGATAAAATTAAAAGCGAGGGAAGATATCGCGAATTTAAAGCTTTAAAAAGGCAAGCCGATAATTTTCCTTTCGCTATGTGTGATGATAAACAAATAGTCATGTGGTGTATTAATGACTATTTAGGTATGAGCAAACATCCAAAAGTAGTGCAAGCTTCTATAGATGCAGTACTGAAATATGGTGTTGGTTCAGGCGGTACAAGAAATATCGGCGGTAACAATATAGCTATTCTTGAGCTTGAGCAGGAGCTAGCAAGTTTGCATAACAAAGAAGCCTCCTTAGTTTTTACTTCCGGCTTTGTGGCAAATGACACAACCCTTGCAACCCTTGCTAAAATTATGCCTGATCTTGTCTTTTTTTCCGATGAGCTAAATCATGCATCGATCATTGCCGGTATTACTGACTCTAAAGCCGAGAAACATATATACAGACATTTAGACGTTAAGCATTTAGAAGAATTACTGCAATTGGTTGATATTAATAGACCGAAAATTATCGTTTTTGAGTCGGCTTATTCCATGGACGGCTTCTTTTCTCCTATTAAAGATATAATCAATTTAGCTAAAAAATATAATGCTTTAACCTTTATTGATGAAGTTCATACAGTAGGTTTATATGGCAAAACCGGTGCAGGTATTGCTGAGCTTCTTGATTGTAGCGATGAAATCGATATTATCCAAGGAACGCTTGCCAAAGCATATGGCACTATTGGCGGTTATATCACCGCAAGCCATAGCCTAATTGATGCTATCAGGTTAACAGCTTCCGGCTTTATTTTTACTACCTCATTGCCGCCGGTAATTTCTACTGCTGCAACGCATAGTATTAGGCATCTTAAAGAATCAAATATAGAGCGTCAAACGCATCAAAAAGTAATTGCAAAACTCAAAAGCTCTTTTGACCGTTTTAATATTCCTTACCTTAAAAATGAAAGCCATATAGTGCCAATAATTATAGGTGATCCTATCAAGGCTGCCAAAGCTTCTAACATGCTGCTTAATGATTATGGTATTTACGTTCAGCATATCAATTTCCCAACAGTGCCAAGAGGAACTGAACGTCTCCGAATTATCCCAACTCCCGCACATACCGATGAAATGATTAACGACTTATCTATAGCATTAGTACAGATATTTGCCGTATTAAATATAGAATTATCTTTTACACAAGAGCTTAATGAGGAAGTATGCTTAAACCTTATTGCTTGA
- a CDS encoding transposase: MTFSDEEIRHGVEIHIKGFAKNKHVNLFKFTVSTNRVEYVVTNNKTHKSSKAAQDECGFRWVIESMHREIKQLTGIERCQCRKQRIQRNHISCAFLVWAFLKRTANTIGKTVYQIKLGLLDDYMQQQLRSPSL; this comes from the coding sequence TTGACATTTTCAGATGAAGAGATCAGGCATGGAGTAGAGATTCATATAAAAGGCTTTGCTAAAAATAAGCATGTTAATTTGTTTAAATTTACTGTTTCTACCAACAGAGTTGAGTATGTTGTTACCAATAACAAAACTCACAAATCTTCTAAAGCTGCACAAGATGAGTGTGGCTTTCGATGGGTAATTGAGAGCATGCACAGAGAAATTAAGCAACTTACTGGGATAGAACGTTGTCAATGCAGGAAACAGCGTATTCAACGTAATCATATTAGTTGTGCATTTTTAGTTTGGGCATTTCTCAAAAGGACTGCAAATACAATCGGTAAAACGGTTTACCAAATAAAGTTAGGACTTTTAGATGACTATATGCAACAACAGCTGCGTTCTCCATCTTTATGA
- the tnpA gene encoding IS200/IS605 family transposase, giving the protein MSKYIHKSHNVTVLLYHMVFPAKYRRAVFDVSVDQVLREICLEIEKRYQIKFLEIGVDEDHVHFLVQSVPTYSVTKIVTTIKSVTARQIFRQCPQVKKQLWGGEFWTDGYFTSTVGKHGNENMIGKYVKNQGKEYQKLHEDHQLAFF; this is encoded by the coding sequence ATGAGCAAATATATACATAAAAGTCATAATGTTACGGTACTGCTGTATCACATGGTATTTCCAGCAAAATATCGCCGAGCAGTGTTTGACGTATCAGTTGATCAAGTATTACGAGAAATATGTTTAGAGATAGAAAAGAGATATCAAATAAAATTTTTAGAAATAGGGGTTGATGAAGATCATGTCCATTTTTTGGTACAATCTGTACCAACCTATAGCGTAACAAAAATAGTAACAACAATTAAAAGTGTTACAGCTCGTCAAATATTTAGACAGTGTCCACAGGTAAAGAAACAATTATGGGGTGGAGAATTTTGGACTGATGGATATTTTACGAGTACGGTAGGTAAGCATGGAAATGAGAATATGATAGGAAAATACGTAAAAAACCAAGGCAAGGAATATCAGAAACTGCATGAGGATCATCAGCTAGCTTTCTTCTAA
- a CDS encoding transposase, producing the protein MLIPPYYAASGGEYTQKRLNMLNNAVYSKKIPFQTVLFDTWYSTHKIMQHVDSLGKYYYAPIKANRNVSKTHDSKPYKAVKELTFSDEEIRHGVEIHIKGFAKNKHVNLFKFTVSTNRVEYIVTNNKTQKSSKAAQDECGFRWVIESMHREIKQLTGIERCQCRKQRIQRNHISWAFLVWAFLKRTANTIGKTVYQIKLGLLDDYMQQQLRSPSLRYLEPNIA; encoded by the coding sequence TTGCTCATTCCGCCATATTACGCCGCAAGCGGCGGGGAATATACCCAAAAGAGATTAAACATGTTAAATAATGCTGTTTATAGCAAGAAGATTCCTTTTCAAACAGTACTTTTTGACACATGGTATTCTACACACAAAATTATGCAACATGTTGACTCTCTGGGGAAATATTATTATGCCCCTATTAAAGCCAATAGAAACGTTAGTAAAACACACGATTCTAAACCTTATAAAGCTGTAAAAGAGTTGACATTTTCAGATGAAGAGATCAGGCATGGAGTAGAGATTCATATAAAAGGCTTTGCTAAAAATAAGCATGTTAATTTGTTTAAATTTACTGTTTCTACCAACAGAGTTGAGTATATTGTTACCAATAACAAAACTCAAAAATCTTCTAAAGCTGCACAAGATGAGTGTGGCTTTCGATGGGTAATTGAGAGCATGCACAGAGAAATTAAGCAACTTACTGGGATAGAACGTTGTCAATGCAGGAAACAGCGTATTCAACGTAATCATATTAGTTGGGCATTTTTAGTTTGGGCATTTCTCAAAAGGACTGCAAATACAATCGGTAAAACGGTTTACCAAATAAAGTTAGGGCTTTTAGATGACTATATGCAACAACAGCTGCGTTCTCCATCTTTACGATATTTAGAACCAAACATAGCGTAA
- a CDS encoding acetyltransferase, with the protein MLKHFEIGNYTNFSDVSGMVCELRNYYEQLDNQDIRVITEIKEFKKWIQALAQSFGFSDDVCDIYFNKLLKYIGDNKIFIPLAAYDRDKIIATDSIIFANNIAGFYNGSTLLEYRSRGISSSLYKSRFNILREIGVDKAVIQTSPMANGLAQKLGFKKYTNYKIYCQIKN; encoded by the coding sequence ATGCTTAAGCATTTTGAAATCGGTAATTATACTAATTTCAGTGATGTATCAGGAATGGTTTGTGAACTTAGAAATTATTACGAGCAGCTAGATAATCAAGACATTAGGGTTATTACTGAAATAAAAGAATTTAAAAAATGGATTCAGGCACTTGCTCAAAGCTTTGGGTTTAGTGATGATGTTTGTGATATATATTTCAATAAATTATTAAAATATATTGGAGATAATAAAATATTTATTCCGCTTGCAGCATATGATAGAGATAAAATTATAGCAACTGACTCAATAATTTTTGCAAATAATATTGCAGGTTTTTATAATGGCTCAACCTTACTGGAATATCGAAGCCGTGGAATCTCAAGCAGTCTATATAAATCTAGGTTTAATATATTAAGAGAAATAGGTGTTGATAAAGCGGTTATACAAACCTCACCTATGGCAAATGGCCTAGCTCAGAAATTAGGTTTCAAGAAATACACTAATTATAAAATATATTGCCAAATCAAAAATTAA
- a CDS encoding ankyrin repeat domain-containing protein encodes MSKLREQISLSSNDPSGIEEIKKVLSEDTHGECYKEIYSDDFNSINHDFQDPPGNNCLLIAIAANKNKIAELLIDDARKKLDDKEFLDFINYRYNDPTKNSVRTDCYINTPLTLAAKHEQYELVQKLLNEGA; translated from the coding sequence ATGTCTAAGCTTAGAGAACAAATTAGCCTCTCATCTAATGACCCATCAGGAATCGAAGAAATAAAAAAAGTTTTGTCAGAAGATACACACGGAGAATGTTATAAAGAAATTTATTCGGATGACTTTAATTCAATAAATCATGATTTTCAAGATCCTCCTGGCAATAATTGTTTACTTATCGCTATAGCAGCGAACAAGAATAAAATAGCTGAGTTATTAATTGATGACGCACGTAAAAAGCTTGATGATAAAGAATTTCTAGATTTTATTAATTATAGATATAATGACCCGACTAAAAACTCAGTTAGAACAGATTGCTATATAAATACTCCATTAACTTTAGCAGCAAAACATGAACAATATGAATTAGTACAAAAATTATTAAATGAGGGGGCTTGA
- a CDS encoding 3-hydroxyacyl-CoA dehydrogenase/enoyl-CoA hydratase family protein, with product MQNEIKKVCVIGSGVMGSGIAALIANSSHQVVLLDIADKNSDDPNKILKIAIENLHKQKPPPLTFPDKVNLITIGNLEHNLDLIKECDLVIEVIVEKLEIKHQLYNKIIPYLKKDVIIASNTSTLPLKRLKENLPEDIKSRFVITHFFNPPRYMELLELIIDPVVKPEIIDRVSGFLIKTLGKTIVKCNDTSGFIANRVGCFLLELVARKAIAEKLDFVTIDKIFTSCLGLPSTGIFGLYDLIGHDVMKLISSSLLASLPSDDAYHKIYVNIPSLDKMIEQKLIGRKGGGGFYRLSIVNGKKTKEVINIGDLSYKPAQKADISFNSLDELLASNSVYGKFFNEIITEFYLYLASLVPSVTDNIYDIDAAMKLGYSWKYGPFELLTSQAKNGWDLIVKNANSISLPPYLVNKEYQKIDKQKFNAHKDILKESKIVLENDSAKLLNYKENLVFVITTKMNCLNHDVFYLLQESATKAEEQGKHLYIYPQGNNFSAGADLKMLLSYIEDENFHDLENLLKVGQQTMLHLKYSVAHIISAAKGVALGGGCEILLHLSHIVANVDLNAGLVELGVGLVPGWGGITEMFVRSKGDKAKLIRNIRNILEQNKSSSADYFKADYSIENISINMNKHYILDEALELKLPKKIVPVPHKLTLPKINLAKEIDNSKYDDMQNKVLSKFQNIIDKHSEINEEELMEYERKIFLELAKDPKTIEKLKVII from the coding sequence ATGCAAAATGAAATAAAAAAGGTTTGTGTTATCGGTTCAGGGGTGATGGGGTCAGGGATCGCTGCTTTGATTGCTAATTCATCTCATCAAGTTGTATTGCTTGATATTGCTGATAAAAATTCAGATGACCCAAATAAAATATTAAAAATTGCTATAGAGAATTTGCATAAACAAAAACCACCTCCTTTAACTTTTCCTGATAAAGTAAATTTAATTACTATCGGTAATTTAGAGCATAATTTAGATCTAATTAAGGAATGTGATTTAGTAATTGAAGTTATTGTTGAGAAGCTAGAAATCAAACACCAATTATATAACAAAATTATCCCTTATCTTAAAAAAGATGTAATCATAGCCTCTAATACTTCTACTCTGCCGCTTAAGAGGCTAAAAGAAAACTTACCAGAGGATATTAAATCTCGGTTTGTCATTACGCATTTCTTCAATCCGCCAAGATATATGGAGCTTCTTGAGTTAATCATCGACCCAGTAGTAAAACCTGAAATAATAGATAGAGTTTCAGGGTTTTTAATAAAGACCCTTGGTAAGACTATAGTAAAATGTAACGATACGTCTGGCTTTATTGCCAATAGAGTAGGGTGTTTTTTACTTGAGTTAGTAGCCAGAAAAGCAATAGCCGAAAAGCTTGATTTTGTGACTATAGATAAAATTTTTACGTCATGTTTAGGTTTGCCAAGTACTGGAATTTTTGGGCTATATGACCTAATTGGTCATGATGTGATGAAGCTAATTTCTAGCTCGCTGCTAGCTAGCCTGCCTAGCGATGATGCCTATCATAAAATATATGTAAATATTCCTTCACTAGATAAGATGATTGAGCAGAAATTAATAGGGCGTAAAGGTGGAGGCGGTTTTTATCGCTTATCAATAGTAAATGGCAAAAAAACTAAGGAAGTTATAAATATAGGCGATCTATCATATAAGCCTGCCCAGAAAGCTGATATTTCATTTAATAGTCTTGATGAGCTACTTGCTAGTAATTCGGTTTATGGTAAGTTTTTTAATGAGATTATTACAGAATTTTATCTTTATTTAGCAAGCTTAGTGCCATCAGTTACCGATAATATTTATGATATTGATGCGGCTATGAAACTTGGTTATAGCTGGAAATATGGACCATTCGAATTGCTAACTTCACAAGCTAAAAATGGCTGGGATTTAATAGTTAAAAATGCAAATTCAATATCGCTTCCACCATATTTAGTAAATAAAGAATATCAAAAAATCGATAAACAGAAATTTAATGCCCATAAAGATATTTTAAAGGAAAGTAAAATAGTTTTGGAAAATGATTCGGCAAAGCTGTTAAATTATAAAGAAAATCTAGTTTTTGTTATTACTACGAAAATGAATTGTCTAAATCATGATGTGTTCTATTTACTGCAAGAATCAGCAACAAAAGCAGAAGAGCAGGGAAAGCATCTATATATCTACCCGCAAGGTAATAATTTCTCAGCTGGAGCAGATTTAAAGATGCTACTTTCATATATTGAAGATGAAAATTTCCATGATTTAGAGAATTTGCTAAAAGTAGGGCAGCAAACTATGCTACATTTAAAATATTCTGTGGCTCATATTATTAGTGCTGCGAAAGGTGTAGCACTTGGCGGTGGGTGTGAAATATTGCTGCATTTAAGCCATATTGTTGCAAATGTAGATTTAAATGCCGGACTTGTGGAGCTTGGTGTTGGTCTAGTGCCAGGTTGGGGCGGAATTACCGAAATGTTTGTAAGAAGCAAAGGTGATAAAGCTAAATTAATTAGAAATATCAGAAATATTTTAGAGCAAAATAAATCAAGTTCAGCGGATTATTTTAAAGCAGATTACAGTATAGAAAATATCTCTATAAATATGAATAAGCATTATATTTTAGACGAAGCACTAGAGTTAAAATTACCTAAGAAAATAGTGCCAGTTCCTCATAAGCTTACTTTGCCTAAAATAAATTTAGCGAAAGAAATAGATAACTCAAAATATGATGATATGCAAAACAAAGTACTTAGTAAGTTCCAGAATATTATAGATAAGCATAGTGAAATAAATGAAGAAGAATTAATGGAATATGAACGCAAAATATTTTTAGAACTCGCTAAAGACCCTAAGACAATAGAGAAGCTGAAAGTGATTATTTAG
- a CDS encoding IS30 family transposase has translation MMNRKYRHLSREERYEIKRMYDLGVSINKIAQHLTRSKSAISMELKRNKVKDKYMPCVAQEKYENRMYQQELLKIEKNPMLLDYIKNAMIRKKWSPDAIAGKLKLDKNTALCISTESIYRFVYTSAVAAKLKLYSYLPSKRYKRQERGKRRQRIIIPQRISIHQRDAIATKKVEVGNFEADLTFHKGNQSMNIGALVDKKSQKIILVLNNSKRATTVTNGFLRKIKTLPNSVRKTITMDNGKEFVGHVAYRLSGFQTFFCDPYRPRQKALVEKMNSMIHRILPKNTDITTVTQRGLDNVAEILNNMPRKIFGYKTPNEIWAENL, from the coding sequence ATGATGAACAGAAAATATAGACACTTATCTCGAGAAGAGAGATATGAGATAAAAAGAATGTATGACCTAGGAGTCAGTATTAATAAGATAGCACAACATCTTACGAGGTCTAAAAGCGCTATTAGTATGGAGCTAAAAAGAAATAAGGTAAAAGATAAGTATATGCCTTGTGTTGCTCAGGAAAAATATGAAAACAGGATGTATCAGCAAGAGTTATTAAAAATAGAAAAGAACCCTATGTTGTTAGATTATATTAAAAATGCTATGATTCGCAAGAAATGGTCGCCGGATGCTATAGCCGGAAAGTTAAAACTAGACAAAAATACAGCTTTGTGTATCAGTACAGAAAGTATATATAGATTTGTTTACACTTCTGCAGTAGCAGCTAAATTAAAGTTATATAGCTATTTACCTTCTAAAAGATATAAAAGGCAAGAAAGAGGGAAGAGGCGTCAAAGGATCATTATACCACAAAGGATCTCAATACATCAGCGTGATGCAATAGCTACGAAAAAGGTAGAAGTAGGGAATTTTGAGGCAGATCTTACATTTCATAAAGGTAATCAAAGTATGAATATTGGTGCACTGGTGGATAAAAAGAGTCAAAAGATTATTTTAGTGCTGAATAACTCCAAGAGAGCTACAACAGTTACCAATGGTTTTTTAAGAAAGATAAAAACTCTTCCAAATAGTGTGAGAAAGACTATTACTATGGATAATGGCAAAGAGTTTGTGGGGCATGTTGCCTATAGACTATCTGGGTTTCAAACTTTCTTTTGTGATCCATACCGCCCTAGACAAAAAGCATTAGTGGAAAAAATGAATTCTATGATTCATAGAATTTTACCTAAAAATACAGATATTACTACCGTTACACAAAGAGGTCTTGACAATGTTGCTGAGATTTTAAATAACATGCCAAGAAAGATTTTTGGTTATAAAACCCCCAATGAAATTTGGGCAGAAAATTTATAG
- a CDS encoding IS630 family transposase, with translation MARAYAIELRLRVIKAVEAGIRISKVSKLFNVSRDTIYKWKKLKDKQGTLEAATGYQKGHSHKIKDSESFKEFFKANMNKTSKELAKQWGNIASVTILRQIRKLGYSYKKTHFHPKRDIKLRNEFIAKIQTITKDKLVYLDESGIEDNACKEYGWSIIGQRCYGEKVYQHKFRISMIAGLCNGNLIAPVIFEGNCNTEVFKTYIRDVLITELQPGQTVIMDNINFHKNSKVKEFIESVGCTILYLPTYSPDLNPIEHYWFKIKNEIRKVVGDFETFYDAVFNTIKLSVS, from the coding sequence ATGGCACGAGCATATGCAATAGAACTAAGACTAAGAGTTATAAAAGCTGTAGAAGCAGGGATACGAATAAGTAAGGTAAGTAAATTATTTAATGTAAGTCGTGATACTATATATAAATGGAAAAAATTAAAAGATAAGCAAGGTACTTTAGAAGCAGCAACTGGTTATCAGAAAGGACATAGTCATAAGATAAAAGATTCAGAATCTTTTAAAGAATTTTTTAAAGCTAATATGAATAAAACATCAAAGGAGTTAGCAAAGCAATGGGGTAATATTGCATCTGTAACTATTTTAAGACAAATCAGAAAACTTGGCTATAGCTATAAAAAAACTCATTTTCATCCGAAAAGAGATATTAAATTAAGAAATGAATTTATAGCAAAGATACAAACCATCACAAAAGACAAATTAGTATATCTTGATGAATCTGGAATAGAGGATAATGCTTGCAAAGAGTATGGATGGAGCATTATAGGACAAAGGTGTTATGGAGAAAAGGTGTATCAACATAAATTTAGAATAAGTATGATAGCTGGTCTTTGTAATGGTAATCTTATTGCTCCTGTAATATTTGAAGGTAATTGTAATACAGAGGTCTTTAAAACTTATATTAGAGATGTATTAATTACAGAATTACAACCTGGGCAAACCGTTATTATGGATAACATTAATTTTCATAAAAATTCTAAAGTTAAAGAGTTCATTGAATCCGTTGGTTGTACCATATTGTATTTACCAACTTACTCTCCTGATTTAAATCCTATAGAGCATTACTGGTTTAAGATAAAAAATGAAATTAGGAAAGTTGTAGGAGATTTTGAAACATTTTATGATGCTGTTTTTAATACTATTAAATTGTCAGTATCTTAA